In Amia ocellicauda isolate fAmiCal2 chromosome 5, fAmiCal2.hap1, whole genome shotgun sequence, a genomic segment contains:
- the snrpc gene encoding U1 small nuclear ribonucleoprotein C isoform X2, whose product MPKFYCDYCDTYLTHDSPSVRKTHCSGRKHKENVKDYYQKWMEEQAQSLIDKTTAAFQQGKIPPTPFPGAPPPGGAMIPPPPNISGPPRPGMMPAPPMGGPPMMPMMGPPPPGMMPGGPAPGMRPPMGGPMQMMPGPPMMRPPSRPMMVPSRPGMARPDR is encoded by the exons ATGCCGAA GTTTTACTGTGATTACTGTGACACGTACTTAACACACGACTCG CCCTCGGTGAGAAAGACGCACTGCAGTGGGCGCAAGCATAAGGAGAATGTGAAGGACTATTATCAGAAATGGATGGAGGAGCAGGCACAGAGCCTGATTGACAAGACGA CGGCTGCCTTCCAGCAGGGAAAGATCCCTCCCACACCTTTCCCTGGAGCACCACCCCCTGGAGGAGCCATGATCCCCCCTCCTCCCAATATCA GTGGCCCCCCTCGTCCTGGGATGATGCCTGCTCCCCCAATGGGTGGTCCTCCGATGATGCCCATGATGGGCCCACCCCCGCCTGGCATGATGCCTGGTGGCCCAG CCCCAGGAATGCGTCCCCCAATGGGCGGCCCAATGCAGATGATGCCGGGACCCCCAATGATGAGGCCGCCCTCGCGTCCCATGATGGTTCCCTCGAGACCAGGCATGGCCCGGCCCGACAGATAG
- the snrpc gene encoding U1 small nuclear ribonucleoprotein C isoform X1 — translation MPKFYCDYCDTYLTHDSPSVRKTHCSGRKHKENVKDYYQKWMEEQAQSLIDKTTAAFQQGKIPPTPFPGAPPPGGAMIPPPPNISGPPRPGMMPAPPMGGPPMMPMMGPPPPGMMPGGPETRKEQLIRIGPDCRIFPRFHLESAPGMRPPMGGPMQMMPGPPMMRPPSRPMMVPSRPGMARPDR, via the exons ATGCCGAA GTTTTACTGTGATTACTGTGACACGTACTTAACACACGACTCG CCCTCGGTGAGAAAGACGCACTGCAGTGGGCGCAAGCATAAGGAGAATGTGAAGGACTATTATCAGAAATGGATGGAGGAGCAGGCACAGAGCCTGATTGACAAGACGA CGGCTGCCTTCCAGCAGGGAAAGATCCCTCCCACACCTTTCCCTGGAGCACCACCCCCTGGAGGAGCCATGATCCCCCCTCCTCCCAATATCA GTGGCCCCCCTCGTCCTGGGATGATGCCTGCTCCCCCAATGGGTGGTCCTCCGATGATGCCCATGATGGGCCCACCCCCGCCTGGCATGATGCCTGGTGGCCCAG AAACTAGAAAAGAACAGCTGATCCGAATTGGACCAGACTGTCGCATCTTCCCACGCTTCCACCTGGAGTCAG CCCCAGGAATGCGTCCCCCAATGGGCGGCCCAATGCAGATGATGCCGGGACCCCCAATGATGAGGCCGCCCTCGCGTCCCATGATGGTTCCCTCGAGACCAGGCATGGCCCGGCCCGACAGATAG